The sequence ACGACGATCTTCAGGTACGTCGCGACGTCCCGCAGGCACGGCGCGAGGGCGTCGTCGGGGACCGCGAGGATGTCCGTCACCGCCTCCCTGACGAGGGGAAACGTCAGCTTGCCGAGCGCGAGGGTCTGCGCGCCGTCCGCGAGGGTGCGCGGCGGGTCGATCGTCACGATCTCGCCGCGCGCGAGCGACTGCCTGCCGTCGTCGCCCGCCTCGGGCTCCACGCCGAACAGCGCGCACCCCGGGGCGATCTCGCGCGCGACGAGCCCCGTGCCCGAGAGCAGCCCGCCCCCGCCGAGCGGCACGAACAGCGCGTCGAGCGGCCCTGTCTCCTCGATTAGCTCCAGGGCCGCCGTGCCCGCGCCCGCGATGATGTCGGGGTGGTCGAAGGGCGGCACGAAGACGAGTCCGCGCCGGGCGGCGAGGTCCGCCGCGATCGGCGCCGGGTCGCCCGCGTACCGGTCGTAGAGCACCACCTCGCCGCCGTAGCCCCGCGTCGCCGCGAGCTTGCTCTCCGGGGCGTCCTCGGGCATCACGATCGTCGCCTCGAT comes from Streptomyces sp. Tu6071 and encodes:
- a CDS encoding threo-3-hydroxy-L-aspartate ammonia-lyase; translation: MTADAVPAAALPRYPDVVAAAARLAGVAHRTPVLRSRLLDARTGAEVHFKCENFQRMGAFKFRGAYHALSRFDADQRAAGVVAYSSGNHAQAVALAARLLGIEATIVMPEDAPESKLAATRGYGGEVVLYDRYAGDPAPIAADLAARRGLVFVPPFDHPDIIAGAGTAALELIEETGPLDALFVPLGGGGLLSGTGLVAREIAPGCALFGVEPEAGDDGRQSLARGEIVTIDPPRTLADGAQTLALGKLTFPLVREAVTDILAVPDDALAPCLRDVATYLKIVVEPTAVLGLAALYAEAERWRGKRVGVLVTGGNVDLERYAGLLAGTRTS